The following proteins are co-located in the Vigna angularis cultivar LongXiaoDou No.4 chromosome 2, ASM1680809v1, whole genome shotgun sequence genome:
- the LOC108327395 gene encoding uncharacterized protein LOC108327395, with protein sequence MTELSFSNTSTKKNELSSNLFSIFFNFCFSICSHPLYFSYFIFFSPYLLRILSFLSPLFITTALLLVALLTFTPNNLVQDKCGSEPSESKWGILLSVLQYFLAWLHSKADEMDEDMGLLGEVEAYLVMFQASIFEVFEPKSVEECSEGFEAVDVECLTEEREDSCPIGDPKASAKLDENPVPQPKFDFPLEDLPIFSARQSFEQDCPQRKIHVEKQTVLDEDSVEKVDEVEASVPIVEVKSLESLFQENEGLEDLCCEKEQKEVKPLIAEFNKVEESKEKLGLRSGSKVSPMSDGEFGFAASGRVKSLSQRLEANIGSPESNWVYSGKGIGNGEAFGSNHGGFGSMRVEKEWRRTLACKLFEERHNADGSEGMDMLWETYETESNKVLQKSKTKKGKKGEVEKNEDEEEEEEDMEGKLCCLQALKFSTGKMNLGMGRPNLLKFSKAIKGIGWLHHVGKHGRKSSHSN encoded by the coding sequence atgaCTGAGTTATCCTTCTCAAACACTTCCACCAAGAAGAATGAGTTATCCAGTAACCTCTTTtccatcttcttcaacttctgTTTCTCCATTTGTTCTCATCCTTTGTACTTCTCctacttcatcttcttctccccTTACCTCCTAAGGATCCTCTCTTTCCTCTCCCCTTTGTTCATCACCACAGCCCTTCTCCTTGTTGCCCTTCTCACTTTTACTCCCAACAATCTTGTTCAGGACAAGTGCGGTTCTGAGCCTTCTGAGTCCAAATGGGGCATTCTTCTTTCTGTCTTGCAATATTTTCTTGCATGGCTGCACTCCAAGGCTGATGAGATGGATGAGGACATGGGGTTGCTAGGTGAGGTTGAAGCATATCTTGTCATGTTCCAAGCATCAATCTTTGAAGTGTTTGAACCCAAGTCAGTGGAAGAATGTTCAGAAGGATTCGAAGCAGTTGATGTTGAGTGCTTAACTGAAGAAAGAGAAGATTCTTGTCCAATTGGAGATCCAAAGGCTAGTGCCAAATTGGATGAAAACCCTGTTCCACAACCAAAGTTCGATTTTCCATTGGAAGATTTGCCTATATTTAGTGCCCGACAGAGTTTTGAACAAGATTGTCCCCAGAGGAAGATACATGTGGAGAAGCAAACAGTGTTGGATGAAGACAGtgttgaaaaagttgatgaagtggaagCCAGTGTGCCAATTGTGGAAGTCAAGAGCCTAGAAAGCTTGTTCCAAGAAAATGAAGGGTTGGAAGATTTGTGTTGTGAAAAGGAGCAGAAAGAAGTGAAGCCACTGATTGCTGAGTTCAATAAAGTTGAAGAAAGTAAAGAGAAATTGGGGTTGAGAAGTGGATCCAAAGTGAGTCCTATGAGTGATGGAGAATTTGGTTTTGCTGCATCAGGGAGGGTGAAGTCTTTATCACAAAGACTGGAAGCAAACATTGGGAGTCCAGAAAGCAACTGGGTGTACAGTGGAAAAGGCATAGGAAATGGTGAAGCATTTGGGTCCAATCATGGGGGTTTTGGTTCAATGAGAGTGGAGAAAGAGTGGAGGAGGACCTTGGCCTGCAAGCTGTTTGAGGAAAGGCACAATGCAGATGGGAGTGAAGGAATGGACATGCTTTGGGAGACTTATGAGACAGAGTCCAACAAGGTTCTGCAGAAGAGcaagaccaagaaagggaagaaagGTGAGGTTGAGAAAAATGaggatgaggaagaggaagaggaggacatGGAGGGTAAGTTGTGCTGCTTACAGGCTCTCAAATTCTCAACAGGGAAGATGAATTTAGGAATGGGAAGACCTAATCTTCTCAAATTCTCCAAGGCCATCAAAGGCATTGGATGGTTGCACCATGTTGGCAAGCATGGCAGAAAAAGTAGCCATTCAAATTAg
- the LOC108328271 gene encoding wound-induced basic protein, which produces MIYDVNSPLFRSFLSQKGGSSDKRKTEEQKPKEHKPKASENKPIMTE; this is translated from the exons ATGATTTACGACGTTAACTCTCCACTTTTCCGATCCTTCCTTAGCCAGAAGGGTGGCTCCTCCGACAAGAG GAAAACAGAGGAGCAGAAGCCAAAAGAGCATAAACCCAAAGCCAGTGAGAACAAACCTATAATGACAGAGTGA